The sequence GGTGCATATCCGTACCCTGCGCAAGAAGCTTGGAGAAGACATCAATAAGAATAAATTCATCAAGACCATTTGGGGCGTGGGGTACACGTTCAATGAATAATATACGTTCAATGAATAAGAGCAATCGCAGCTTTCGGACCACAATGATTCTGCTGCTGGGCTTAAGTATGCTTTTGTCCGGTGGGATCACGTATGGGGTCTATCGAATTCTTCAACTCTATTATGTCGGTGTTCGCCGTGAAGATCAGCTGGCCGAATACCGTCATATCATGGGCAATATCGGGGATATTTATTTTTTTCTGATCCTATTCATTCCCCTGGCTATTCTTTTTTTCTTTTTGTTCACTAAGCCGTATCTTACCTATTTTAATGAAATCTCCAAGGGGATCCATCATCTGGCCAATGGTGAATTTAAGAATAGGGTGCATATTTCCTCAAGAGATGAGTTCAGAATCATTGCTGAGGATCTTAATCTGGCGAGCGAAAAGCTGCAAGAGGCCGTGGAAAAAGGGGATTTTGCCGAGAACAGCAAGGATCAGTTGGTCGTGAATTTGGCTCATGATTTACGCACCCCCCTTACTTCAGTATTGGGTTATTTAGATTTAATTCTTAAGGATGAAGGGCTGACAGAGGAGCAGATCAAACATTTTATCTCGATTGCCTTCAACAAATCTCAACGTCTGGAGAAGCTGATTGATGGCTTGTTCGATATTACTAGAATGAACTATGGCATGCTGCCTGTCGAAAAGAAGCGAATAGACGTTAGTGAGCTGCTGAGGCAATTAAATGAGGAACTGTATCCTGTGTTTGAGAAGAATCACCTGATATCCAGGCTCAATATTACGCCTAACCTATACATTTCTGGCGATGGAGAACTGCTGGCACGTGTATTCGAGAATCTACTGACCAATGCCAACCGTTATGGGAAGGATGGACTGTATGTAGATATCAATTGTCACCTGGATTCAGGGCATGTAGTGATTCAGGTCGTTAACTATGGGGGACATATTGCTCCAGAAGATTTGCCGCATATTTTCGATATGTACTATACGAGTGACCGGTCACGAACACATCAAGAGGGCAGCACGGGTCTAGGTCTATTCATTGCCCGGAATATTGTGGTGCAGCATGAGGGGACCCTTTCGGTCGAGAGTAATGTTGTGCGGACCTTGTTTGAAGTTCAACTGCCGCTGGCGTCTATCATTTAAGAAAAACTTTATCTTTGCCCTGCTTTTTTTTTAACTAGTTTTCTCTATCCTGATTGTATGAGGAGTTAAGGGGGAAATAGTTGATGAAGAAGTGGGGCTTTTTTCTATTTATTGTAGTGCTCTTGGGATATGCCATTTTTGGTGCCAAAGAATATCTTCAACAGAAACTGGAGGATTTCGATGGAAAATATGAGAATCAGGGAATGAGTATAAACAATTCCAAGACGATCGAAATTGTTCCACAGGATCAGCTGTACCAAGGGGATTTGATACTGGTCAACAAGGAGTATCCTATTCATCAGGAAGGTGTGAAATCCGACATTGTGAATGTATCAGATCATGCGGATTTGATGCAGGGATATGTACTGCTGGACCCGCATATCCGTCTGTCTACCTATGTAGTACAGAAGTTTCAGAAGATGATTGAGGCAGCAGGTAAAGAGGGTGTGAATCATTTTTTGATCAGCAGCGGGTATCGAGATTTAGAAGAACAAGATAAGCTTTATCAGGAAAAAGGTTCAGACTATGCGTTGCCAGCGGGTTATAGCGAACACAACCTTGGCTTATCGCTGGATATAGGATCTACCCAGAGTGAGATGAGTAAAGCACCTGAAGGAAGCTGGCTGCAAAAAAACGCTTGGAAATACGGATTTGTATTACGTTATCCCAAGGACAAAACCGACATCACCGGTATTCAATTTGAACCGTGGCATTTTCGTTATGTCGGGTTACCTCATAGTGCCATCATGGAGGAAAACAAGCTTGTGCTGGAGCAATATTTGGATTACATACGTGAGAACAAGAGCATTTCGACAGTTGTAGAGGGTGAAGCGTATAACATCAGTTATTATCCGCTTTCCCAAAATATCATCAAGGTACCGGAGAACGGCCAATATGAGATCTCAGGGAACAACATCGATGGTGTGATTGTGACTGTGCAGAAATAAATACATATAACAACGAGGGAGGTCAGTAATGAAGCATATGACATCATTCATGAGATTGGTTACGGCAGCAGGATTTGTGGTGTATCTGTATGTAATTATCAAGTTGATCTTATTTAAATGGGGTTCTGTTGACGTCCACGTTCTGCAGTATCAGCTTCAGATTACTCTAGAACAGCCTGATAGAATCTTTGATCGACCCGGCAACTATATTCCCTTCAAGGAAATTCTTAGAGAGATTCACCGTTTGTCTATGTCGAGTCCATTCTCGTCTACGAACCTGATAGGCAATATTCTGGCCTTTATTCCATTGGGGCTCTTCATCCCTAAACTCTTCACATCAAGAGGGGCGTCGTTCATAGGCGTATTTATTTTCTCTCTGCTTCTAAGCTTATGTTTCGAAGTGACGCAGCTTCTATTGCGGATGGGCACATTTGATGTAGATGATCTTATATTGAACACATTCGGCGGCATCATTGGTTATTGTGTCTTCAAATTGCTTATGTGGTTTATTAAACCCCAACCCCATGAAGATAAGGAAGTTGGGGTCGTGTCTTATAATTGAATTGTCATGGGTATTTAGTGCAGTGTCTGTTCTAGAATACTCTGCGGGCGGTAACGAAGCGTTTCTTCCACTGGCTGTCGAAGGTCTCCACATGCACGCCGAGTTCTTTCGAATACGTATGCAGAATCTGGTTATCTCCCGCATAGATGCCCACATGTCCAATATCCAGACCGCGTGCACTGAAGAATAATAAGTCACCTTTACGCAGCTCATCGATCCCGACTTTCTTGCCTATGTTAGCCTGATCATAGGATACACGAGGAAGTTCGATCGACAGTGTATCCTGGAACACACGCTTAACGAAAGAGGAGCAGTCAAAGGTATCTGTCTGATCTGGTGAAGCACCGAAGACATACGGTGTGCCCAGATATTTTTTGCCGTACGCAATTAGCTCGTCCGCTTGCTTCTCAATCAGAGTAGGGCTTGTGTAATCGGTATATTTCGGTTTCGCAGATATGTATCCGGTTCTATTATCCTGAGTCCGAATTTCCAGCCAGGAAGCGTCAACTTCGCGGATCACATGAACTTTGGCACCAGCAGATAACATTTCCAAGCTAACGGAGCTGCTTCCAGAGTCTGGGGAGCTTCGTAAATTAACGCCCCACAGGATGGACGTATTATAATCTACAGATGGTGAGATTTGAACCGAACGGGTACTTTGAACCCACTTCACAGTACTTCCCAGAGCCTCGCTAACGAAGCGCAGAGGGATCATAGTATAACCTTTAGTAATCTGGCCCGGCCTGGTTAGAGGTAGCTTTTGACCATTTAGATTAGCTGTGAGCTCGCCTATGTGATAAGTAAGCGTTGTATCTCCTTTAGTTGCTGTGACCGTTTTGCTTGCGTTATTCCAGGATAACTTGGCACCCTGTACTTCAAACAGTCCGCGCATAGGAACGAGTACCGTGCCATTGATATTGAGCGGCTCAACCTCTGGTTGAAGTTGTTGGCCATCCCAATAAATGGATATCTTCTAGGGAGTCAACGGAGCTTGGCGGGCCGTGTCTGCATGAGCAGAGGTAGAATATAACAGGGATACAGCCAGTAGAGAGAGAAGCAGATTTTTACTTTTCGTCATGCGTTCATCACCTTGTGGATAGATTTGGTTCATATAGTTGGACGAAGGAAAGACGAAATGGTTCTGTTCCAATTATTTACACCCATTTATTTCCCTATTATTTAGAGGTTATAAGTTCAATGCTTGTGGGTATAAGCTTATATACAAAATGGGGGAGGACAGCTTATGAAATGGAGAGGTAGAAGCGGTAGTTCGAATGTTGAGGATCGCAGAGGCATGGGTGGAGGGGGAAAACTGGTTGGCGGTGGAATTGGCGGCATAATCGTTGTCATTATTGTGACTTTGTTAAGTGGTGGCAGTCCAGGAGATATTCTGAATAACTTGACGAATACAGGGTCAGAAACGAGTGCGCCCTATGAGCAAACGGCTCAAGAAGAGGAGCTTACACAGTTCGTATCGGTTGTACTTAAGGATACTGAGGATATATGGAGTGATCTATTCAAGCAAAAAGGTTTAACTTACGAAGATCCAACGCTCGTGTTGTATACAGGCAGCGTCCAATCTGCTTGTGGAGAAGCAGGTGCATCGGTAGGGCCGTTCTATTGTCCAGGCGACCACAAGCTATACATTGACTTAAGCTTCTATGATGAGCTTCGTCAGGAGTTTCAGGCTCCAGGTGATTTTGCCATGGCATATGTGATTGCTCATGAAGTGGGCCACCATGTTCAAACACTGTTGGGCACCACTGAGAAGATTATGCCGCTTCGTGAACAGCTTAGTGAAACGGAGTTTAATAAATATCTGGTTGACTTTGAATTGCAGGCTGATTATCTGGCAGGCGTATGGGCCCATCATGCTCAGGGAATGGGCTTGCTTGAAGCGGGTGATATTGAGGAAGCTTTAACGGCAGCAAGCGCAGTCGGTGATGACAGCATCCAAAAAAAGGCTCAGGGGTATGTTGTACCCGAGAGCTTTACCCATGGAACTTCCGCGCAGAGGAAGCAATGGTTTAATAAAGGCTTCCAAACCGGAAATATAGAAGGTGGAGATACGTTTCAACAGGCAAGCTAGTGTGAGATGAGGGGAATTGGAGGAATTCAGTCCCCTTCAGGCACAATCACTTGGATATGACGAGGGATAGTACTGAGTTCAATGGGTAAAGGGGGCCCTTCTTCGCCATCTACATTTGTCTTAACAGGTTCTACTGAGTGTACACTTACATTTTGGGCAGTAAAGTAAACTACATCTTTATGATCCTTCAGATTGCCAAGCAATAAAGAGATGCCGATCGTAACGGTATTGAGTATGGTAAGATCTTTTATAATAAAACAATGAAGCAAACCATCGTCGACAGCAGCATCGGGTGCCAGTTTCTCAAATCCGCCCACCGAGTTCGTTAATGCGGCCAGAAAAAGTGGGGATTGTCCTTCCCATGTTTCCCCATCATGATGAATGACAAGGGGCTGGGCAGGATTACGGAGATCTTTAATTCCTTCTTTGAAGTAGGCTAGAGCACCAAATTTGGATTTGTCGTCTGAGGATACAGAAGACAGTGTTTCAGCGAGTGAACCTGTGGCAACGACATTGGCGAATAACCTGCCGTTTAGTCGGCCCATATCAACGTTCTTAACCCTGGTTGAAGTAAGTGTCTGAATCGCTTCTTCAGGATTCAGCGGAATTTGCAAGGCACGGGCAAAGTCATTGACTGTCCCCAAAGGAACTACACCAAGTTTTGGGCGATGGTCTTGATCGATGAGTCCGTTAATGGTCTCGTGGAGTGTGCCGTCCCCGCCAATGGATACGACCAGGTCATAACTATCCTCGCATGCAGTTATACAAAAATGAGTGGCATCCCCTTCTTTAGTTGTCTCATTGACCGTAACACTATATCCTGCATCATCTAAAAGTTCTTCTACATTTCTGACATGCTCTAGCGCATCTTCTTTGCCGGAGACGGGGTTAATGATGATCATGGCTTGCTTCATACACATATTCCTCTCTATTGGGATTGCTGGTCACTTCTAACCTTTTACCCCAAAAGAATAGTTTTGAAATTTTCTATGCATGATTTATGTTACTTCCGTTATATAGCGTTACGATTCGTGAAAAAGGGTTGTGCTGCAGATATACCGGTGCTAATCGAGGCATATATATCCTCCACCAGTTGGTCGAGCTGTGGCATTTGCTCCTGCTTCATCGCGGATTTAATCTCTAGCGGTTCTCCAATAAATTCGATTTTTCTCATATCGCTTATGATTTCGGTCATCTCTTTAACGGAAGCGTTCGCCCAAGTATAGTTTCCGACCAATGATACTTTGCGGTTCTGGAGGTTCAAGGCGGCCATCTCCTGGAGCAGAGCTTGCATTCCGTGGTAGAGACTCATGTTGTAGGTGGGTGAACCAAAGATTAAATGACTGAATTTCCAGGCATCCGAAATAATGTACGAAGAATGCGTCTTGGACACATCATACATACGAATATCTTGCACCCCTTTGGCAGATAGCTTGGAGGCGATCATGTTCATCACGTTCTCTGTGTTGCCGTACATAGAAGCATAGGCCAGCACAACGCCTTGTTTCTCCGGCTGATAGCTGCTCCACAGATTATACTTTCCGAGAATATAGGATAGATTCTCCCGCCAGACTGGTCCATGCAGCGGGCAGATCATATTAATCTCAAGCTGCGCCAGCTTGCTCAGAACCTTCTGTACCTGTGAGCCATATTTACCGACGATATTGGCATAATAACGCCGACTCTCCTCAAGAAAGACCCCTTCGAAATCAGTCTGATCGCAAAAGATATTGCCCGAGAGGGAACCAAAACAGCCAAAAGCATCTGCGGAGAACAGTATCTTGTTTGTCGTTTCATAAGTGAACATTACCTCCGGCCAATGGACGAAAGGCGTCAAATAGAAACGTAAGGTCCGGGTGCCAAGGGAAAGCTCATCTCCTTCTTGTACAATATAATAGTTTTCCGGTTTGCTGAAGGTATAGAACTGTTCCATGAACTGAAACGTTTTTTTGTTGCCGACAATCTTTAGATCCGGATAGCGCTTCAGCAGTTCTTCAATATTGGCGCAATGATCCGGCTCCATATGATTGACCACCAAATAATCCAAGGCTCTTCCCTGCAGGACATGTTCAACGTTCTCTAGGAATTGGGCGGTGATGGCGGAATCAACGGTATCCATCAGTGCGGTTTGCTCGTCTAAGATTAAATACGAATTATACGCGATGCCCTTTGGTAGTGGAAACATATTTTCGAACCGTTCCAGCCGCTTGTCGCTACCCCCAACCCAAACAATTGCGGGTGCTATCTCTTGTACACAGTACATCGGTATTCCCTCCATGGTAATAATTTTTTCAACAATATATCAGCATATGATGGCAAATAAATTGACATAAATCATAAGCCCTTATGCTCTAAGAGCGTAGAAACGATATCTGCGTTAGGTAATATTACATACACTTAGCCATTAAAAGGTGGATATAAGATGATTAAGTATCATTCTGCTGTTTTATGGTCTTTTTGAACCTGGAATTGCAGGTTTTCTAAACATATTTGACAATCTGATGAAGTGGCGAAATACGTTAATTTCTTTGGCGTTGACTCTATACTTAAGCTGTTTATTGCCGTTTGCATCCTGATATGTAACCGGATCAAGCACGGTAATTTTATGCAGCAGATCACCTGCGGAAATATATTAACGGTACCTGCAAAAAAACTTTGACAAGTCTAACAGGTACCGTTATAATATGAATCAACAGGTACAGTAAGGAAATTTAATTAAACAAATTTAAGGAGGATTCACGATGAACATGAATACTGAATTGTACGAAAAACTCGCGAAACTACAATGGTTGTTGCAGAGACAACACTTGAAAAACCACGCCGCTGTTGGCCCTATGGCCGACACGTCACGCGGGCAAGGTAGGATACTGGCGTTTCTCCGGATGAAAGATGGTATCAGCACAAAAGATTTATCCTATATGCTGGACATCCGTGTATCATCCCTTAATGAATTGCTGGCAAAAATGGAGAAAGCCGAATATATCACCCGTAAACCCTCAGAAACAGACAAACGCATCATGTTGATCTACCTGACGCAAAAAGGACAAGAGGAAGAGGGACAAGAGATAGACAGTGGTAACATATTTTCTCGCCTATCGCCAGAAGAGCAGGCAACTTTCGGGGAATACCTGGTCCGCGTCATTACGACTTTAGAGGAAGAACTCGGAACGGACGCAGAACGTGACGTAATGGCTCTCTGGATGGAGGCCGCAAAGGAGCGTATAGGTACAGAGGAATTTGAAAAACTAATGTCCATGCGTGGAAAAATGAACAGAATGTGGGGAAATTTGGGGGACGAACGCTTTAGCGGAAGGTTCCCTGGGTTTGGCGGGGAAGGCCGCGGGATGCACGAATTCGGCGGACCTTCCAGAGAGGGAAGAAATTCTTCCTCGGATAACTCATATGACCCAGACGATAAGTAAGTTGAACATTTAGCTAAGCATATCCTAGCCTCCAGAAACTGAAGATCATTCGAATCTTGCACACTAAACCCGCAATGTCATCGTTACGGGTTAGTTTGTGCTGCGGCGCGAAATCCCTATTATGTTTATAGTTAGAATTCTAAGTAATTTGAAGACAAAATAAATGAAGAAAGTGGTGACCCATATGGATGCAGAAAACCTCCATTACTTTGAAAAAGCACCGATCGCAAAAGCCGTAGCTCACTTCGCTGTACCGATGATGCTTGGCATGTCAATGAGTGTCATATATTCCATCTTGAATGCCTTTTTTCTTGGCACACTGGGCAATACTGCTATGTTAACCGCACTCGCGCTAACCTTGCCGTTATTCGCGGTCATTATGGCGCTAGGCAACTTGATTGGCATCGGTAGTGGTACATTCATTTCCCGTTTGCTGGGAGAGAAAAAGTATGATGACGTAAAACATGTGTCTTCATTCGCCGTTTACAGCAGTTTAGTTCTCGGTCTTATCGTGATGGCTGTCGGCCTCCCGTTGATTGATCCAATTGTTCATGGCCTGGGAGCGACACCTGACTCCTTCGGCTTCACAAAGGACTATGTCACGATTATGATTATGGGTTCACCATTCATCGTATTATTCTTCACGCTGGAGAATATCGTGCGCTCGGAGGGTGCGGCCATGACGTCGATGATCGGTATGATTCTCAGTGTTGTCGTGAATATTATCCTCGATGCGCTAGTCATCTTCGTCTTCCATTGGGGCGTGATTGGCGTTGCGTCTGCTACGGTCATTTCTAACTTGGTTGCAAGTGCATTCTACGCCTTTCATATAGGATATAAGAGCCAATTCTTAACCGTTTCCATTAAATGGTTCAAGGCTAACAAGGACATTCTCAGCAATGTATTCAAAATCGGACTTCCTGTTTTTGTTATGAGCCTCTTCATGGGTGCAATGTCGCTCATCTTCAACCGTTTTCTGGTCGAATATGGGGAGCAGGCCGTAGCGGCCTTCGGAATTTCATCCCGTTTATTGCAATTTCCCGAGGTTATTCTGATGGGCTTAAGCGAGGGAGTTGTGCCGTTGATTGCTTTCTCTTTTACAGCGAATAAATTACGCACGAAGCATACCATTGCATTCACGATCAAAGCGATTGTGGCTTTAGCAGTCGTGTTCGGCGTCATTGTCTTTCTGATTTCCGATCACTTAATTGGTTTATTTACGAATGATCCGCAATTAATTGAAATGGGTAGCTACATTCTACATGTGACGTTCTTATCCTTGTTCATTACAGGAATGACCGCGTTGTTTACGGGGATCTTCCAAGCAACAGCACAAGGAACCGCCGCGTTTATTATGTCAGTTATTCAAGGAATTACGCTGATTCCAGTGTTGTATATTGCCAATCGAATGAACGGCTTTCACGGGGTGGTCTGGTCGCTGGTCATTTCGGATGCTGTCACGTTCCTTGTTGGTGCCATCATGCTGTATGCTCTGCGGACTAAATTGCAGCCGGATTTGGAAAATTTAGTACAGTAGAAATCATATAACATGCAAGAAAGCAGGATAAGGGCGTTCCCCGATCCTGTATTTTTTTGGAAAAAAAGCCCTAACCAATGTCGGTCAGGGCTTTATCCTTTTGATTTTACTTATTCGAATGATCTCCGTACCTCTTTGTTAATCCGTTTCAATGAATCAATCTGCTCCACAGTCAACTCGCTAATAGTGGCCGCATATTCATCAATTGCTTTACGTTGGGCAGCCTCAATTTCATCCAGATTATTCTGATTATAGAATAGTTCTGAAGGCTGGATTTTGAGTGCGGTAATAATCTTCTGCAGTGTATCTATAGAAAAGTTCCGTTCCCCTCGTTCCAATGATCCAACATAGGCATCATCCAAGTTCGAGAGCTCCGCTAGTTGTTGTTGAGTTAATCCCTTTGCCTTACGTATGGCTCGAATTCTGTCTCCAACTGAATTTCTTAAATCCATCATGCTAGTCACCTCTCCTAAAGGTTAGGAGAGTATGGGTAGAAATGGCAGGGTCATAGAGACGGTAAAATATATTAATAGTACTGCATATAAGTAGTGTGTTAAGCTCATTGTACTACTTCTCTAGTGGAAGTAAAGTAAAAGGGACATATTGGAAGGTTATAGAGTCGGGCTTGACGATAAAGGAGGAAACAGCACTTGCGTAGTTCCATTCTAAAGTCACTGAAGCCGGATATTATGGTTGAAATGTTAGAAAACGCTTTTTTATTAGAAAATTGGGATAAAATACTGAATACTTCGGACATTCTTTTCAGTTACGCACAATGCATCTATGAAGAGCGTCAGGATCTCAAGTCAAAGGGTTTGCCTTTGCCTCTTGCAGTAGAGACGCTGCATCCGTTGGTGTATTATTACGGGTTCAGTCATCTCATGTGTGGGTTCGCTCATCAGAAGCAGGGCCACTATGATCAAGCAAGAGAATACATAATAAAATATGCGGATTTGGGCTGGTTCGACGATTTAGGTGAGGAAGGACTCCAACTGGTTGAGGAATTCCGGTTCCTAGCGAAGACTAATTTATATACATTGGATATTCTAGCGGGCAAGACAGATCAGTTAGAGGAATATGTGCTCTTTCTGCAAGATTATCCAGAGGAATTATTGCCGGGTCAGGATACGGTATTACAAGCGGTGCTTCGATATGATATGAATTTGTATGAGCTTCTGCATGCGTTCGCACAACAGTTTACAGAGTTTGGGGAGTCCAATGACGGGGCTAATATCTCGTATTACTACAACTATTGTTATTACTTAGCTGTATATCATAAGCGGGCCGGGCGACACGCAGAGGCACTGGAATGCATTTTGCAGTGTATTATATTAGCCCATAAGTCTCACAATAACGGCGATTTCAGAAACTGTATGGCATTGTTCCAATCCTTACGAGATAGGGCTACAGAGGTACAGATTAGGCAATATCAGGAGGTGCTGACCGCTTCTTTGGAATAGGTAGATAAGTGCTGCAATTTGTCGCAAGCTCGTTCCCCCTTGTTAAGAGGCTGGAGCGGGCTTTTTTTGAAAATATGGCCAAGTAGAAGCACCCTAATATTTAATTCGAATTATCCCTATCTGGAACGTATGTTTTTCAATGGGTTTCTGATAACATAGGAGGCACAGAATGATCGTATATTTCCTAACTAGGAGTCAACCATCTATGAACTATAATCTGTATTTATCGGCACTACTGATGGCTGCTACCTGTTGTTCTCTGATGTTGGTTTATCTATGTTGGAAAAGAAGAAATTTACCGATAGCCATAAGCTATGGCTTAGGCTTATTAACGGGCTCTTTTTACACTTTTGGTTATGCCTTTGAAATTACTAGTACTACCCTAGAGCAAATACGGTTCTGGCTGCGCATTGAATATATCGGTATTCCCTTCGGTACTGTGCTGTGGTTTATTATGGTTCTGCAGTATACGGGGCGGCAATCATGGGTGCGTCCAAGGTACGTTGCCCTTCTGATGGTTGTTCCCATCCTAACCTTTATTTCTCATAACACAAATGAATGGCATCACTTATTCTACAAGAGTATGACGATCAATACTTCAGAAGGATTCCCATTGGTCACCTTGATTAAGGGGCCTTTATATGAACTTCACGTTATATATTCCTATAGCTTTTTTATAGTGGGAATGGTTTTTTTGATTCAGATGTTCCGCAGAGCAGCCCCCCGTATGAAGAAACAAGTAGCCCTTATGATCATAGGCTCTTGGGGACCCTTTGGCTTTACGCTTGTTTATTTAAGTAGATTGATCTATATGCCCCTTGATTTATCTCCATTCGGGTTCTTGTTCTCTGGTATTTTTTTCATGTGGGGAATCTATCAATTTAATATGCTGAGGTTGGCACCTTTAGCTTTGCAAAATGTGTTTGAATCGATGAAAGATGCGGTCATTGTGTTTGATCTGGATAATAGACTAATCAGTTTCAATAAGGCAGCCAATTGGGTGATTGGAGGTTTACATAAAAAAATACTTGGACAGCCGGCTGCTCAAGTCTTGCTCCATTATCCATTATTACTGGAAATCATTATGAAAGATCCATCCTCGGAGAGCAGGGTCCAAATCACAGGTCAGAGTGATGGACAATTTTATAATATCCATATGTCCTATGTGAGTGGTAACAACCCCAATCCGGTCGGCAAATTACTTCTGTTAAGCAATGTAACGGAAACAGTGCGTGTAGAGGAAAGACTCCACGATAATGCCAGACAGCTGGGTGAATTGAATACGTTCAAGGACAGGATGTTTAGTGTAGTCGCCCATGATATTCGCGATCCCATAGCGGTTCTGGTCAATCTGATGGAATTACTTGAGGAGGAAATTCAGGCCTCAGGTGAGGACCATGAGGAGATCGTTCGCGAGATGAGGCAGCAGATTCAGAATACATTTTCTTTGGTAGAAGGCTTGCTGGATTGGTTTCGGAGTCAAACAGGGGGTATGATTTTTAATCCAGTGGAAAGGGATTTGGCCCATACAGTTCAAACCAATTTGAGTTTAGTGCGCCTCCGTGGTGAGAACAAGAATATCAACATCCTATCCGAAATACCTAAGGGTACCTATGTTTATGCCGATAAAGAAATGCTTGAGTTGATTATCCGCAATCTACTATCCAATGCCATTAAATTTACGGACTACGGTGGAACCATCCGCTTAAAGGCAGAGCAGAAAGATCGTCAAATGGTTATCTCGGTAAGTGATACAGGAGAAGGAATACCATTAGAACAAGCCCATTCTTTGCTGCAGGATGATTATCCAGTTTCTTCAGTAGGAACAGCGGGAGAGCGGGGCATCGGGCTGGGACTTATCTTATGCAGAGAATTTGTTCACATAAATGGGGGAGAGATTTGGTTTGACAGTATACCAGCACAAGGCAGCACCTTTTACTTCTCTATCCCTACTGCAGCTAAAGCTTCAACTAGACGAGCAGCCAGCATGGAAGGTGAAGTGAGATGAAGGTTATCCTTATTGATGATGAGAAGGCGATGCATTTAATTATGAAGCGGATGCTTGCCAAGATTACCGAGGTTGAAATTGTGGGTAGTTTTCAAGAAGTGGCAACCGCCTTTTCCTACTTGGAGAATCATGAGGTCGATTTGATATTTGCTGATATCAGTATGCCAAGGGAAAATGGTCTGGAGTTTGCTGAACGGTTACGGGCAAGCGGCAGACACACCAAGCTGGTTTTTATAACCTCCCATAAGGAACATGCGCTATATGCCTTTGATGTGCAAGCTTTCGACTATATTTTGAAGCCTGTTGTGCAAGAGAGATTACACCACACGGTCC comes from Paenibacillus sp. 19GGS1-52 and encodes:
- a CDS encoding DNA-binding protein, producing the protein MRSSILKSLKPDIMVEMLENAFLLENWDKILNTSDILFSYAQCIYEERQDLKSKGLPLPLAVETLHPLVYYYGFSHLMCGFAHQKQGHYDQAREYIIKYADLGWFDDLGEEGLQLVEEFRFLAKTNLYTLDILAGKTDQLEEYVLFLQDYPEELLPGQDTVLQAVLRYDMNLYELLHAFAQQFTEFGESNDGANISYYYNYCYYLAVYHKRAGRHAEALECILQCIILAHKSHNNGDFRNCMALFQSLRDRATEVQIRQYQEVLTASLE
- a CDS encoding MarR family transcriptional regulator, with product MNMNTELYEKLAKLQWLLQRQHLKNHAAVGPMADTSRGQGRILAFLRMKDGISTKDLSYMLDIRVSSLNELLAKMEKAEYITRKPSETDKRIMLIYLTQKGQEEEGQEIDSGNIFSRLSPEEQATFGEYLVRVITTLEEELGTDAERDVMALWMEAAKERIGTEEFEKLMSMRGKMNRMWGNLGDERFSGRFPGFGGEGRGMHEFGGPSREGRNSSSDNSYDPDDK
- a CDS encoding helix-turn-helix transcriptional regulator, which gives rise to MMDLRNSVGDRIRAIRKAKGLTQQQLAELSNLDDAYVGSLERGERNFSIDTLQKIITALKIQPSELFYNQNNLDEIEAAQRKAIDEYAATISELTVEQIDSLKRINKEVRRSFE
- a CDS encoding histidine kinase N-terminal 7TM domain-containing protein, coding for MNYNLYLSALLMAATCCSLMLVYLCWKRRNLPIAISYGLGLLTGSFYTFGYAFEITSTTLEQIRFWLRIEYIGIPFGTVLWFIMVLQYTGRQSWVRPRYVALLMVVPILTFISHNTNEWHHLFYKSMTINTSEGFPLVTLIKGPLYELHVIYSYSFFIVGMVFLIQMFRRAAPRMKKQVALMIIGSWGPFGFTLVYLSRLIYMPLDLSPFGFLFSGIFFMWGIYQFNMLRLAPLALQNVFESMKDAVIVFDLDNRLISFNKAANWVIGGLHKKILGQPAAQVLLHYPLLLEIIMKDPSSESRVQITGQSDGQFYNIHMSYVSGNNPNPVGKLLLLSNVTETVRVEERLHDNARQLGELNTFKDRMFSVVAHDIRDPIAVLVNLMELLEEEIQASGEDHEEIVREMRQQIQNTFSLVEGLLDWFRSQTGGMIFNPVERDLAHTVQTNLSLVRLRGENKNINILSEIPKGTYVYADKEMLELIIRNLLSNAIKFTDYGGTIRLKAEQKDRQMVISVSDTGEGIPLEQAHSLLQDDYPVSSVGTAGERGIGLGLILCREFVHINGGEIWFDSIPAQGSTFYFSIPTAAKASTRRAASMEGEVR
- a CDS encoding MATE family efflux transporter, translating into MDAENLHYFEKAPIAKAVAHFAVPMMLGMSMSVIYSILNAFFLGTLGNTAMLTALALTLPLFAVIMALGNLIGIGSGTFISRLLGEKKYDDVKHVSSFAVYSSLVLGLIVMAVGLPLIDPIVHGLGATPDSFGFTKDYVTIMIMGSPFIVLFFTLENIVRSEGAAMTSMIGMILSVVVNIILDALVIFVFHWGVIGVASATVISNLVASAFYAFHIGYKSQFLTVSIKWFKANKDILSNVFKIGLPVFVMSLFMGAMSLIFNRFLVEYGEQAVAAFGISSRLLQFPEVILMGLSEGVVPLIAFSFTANKLRTKHTIAFTIKAIVALAVVFGVIVFLISDHLIGLFTNDPQLIEMGSYILHVTFLSLFITGMTALFTGIFQATAQGTAAFIMSVIQGITLIPVLYIANRMNGFHGVVWSLVISDAVTFLVGAIMLYALRTKLQPDLENLVQ